Genomic window (Marmota flaviventris isolate mMarFla1 chromosome X, mMarFla1.hap1, whole genome shotgun sequence):
GccccgcgggcggcggcggggtCCACCGAGGCCCTGACCCGCCGGCTGGTCAGGCCCCCGCGCGGCGCCTTCTACTGCTCCGGGGGGCCCAAGATGGCGGGCCCGTGCTGCGGAGCGAGGAGGCCCGCAGGGCCTCACGGGGCCGGGGCCCGGGCCCAAGCCCGAGCCCGTTGGCGCCGCGGCCGAATCACCCGAGCGGCGGCGGCGACGACTTCTTCCTGGTGCTGCTTGACCCGGTGGGTGGCGACGTGGAGACTTCGGGCACCGATCAGGCCGAAGGGCCCGTGTGGAGGGAGGAGGCCGAAGCGGGCCTGGGGCCCCAGGGGGACGAGAGCGGCGCGAACCCTGCGGGCCGCCCTGCGCTGGGCCCCCGCTGCCTGTCCGCGGCCCCGGGCCCGGCCCCGGTTCCGGTCCCGGTCCCCGTCCCGGTCCCGATCCCGATCCCGATCCCGGCTCCAGCCTCAGGCCCGGGCCACGGGGCGGCCTTCGCAGGCACCATCACTATCCATAACCAGGACCTGCTGTTGCGTTTTGAGAACGGCGTCCTCACCCTGACCACGCCCCCGCTGCCGGCCTGGGAGCCGGGGGTCGCGCCTTTCCCGCAGCCTGGGGGTCTAATTGCCCCTCCGCCAGCCGGGTTCCCGCACACCGCGCAGTTGGGTGACTGCCCAGAGCTGCCGCCCGAGCTCCTGCTGGCCGAGCCGGCGGAACCTGCACCGGCCCCGGCTCctgaggaggaggctgagggccGGGCCGCCGCCCAGAGCCCTCGCGGGCCGCTGGGCCCGGCCCCAGGCGTGGTGCTGTACCTGTGCCCCGAGGCGCAGTGCGGACAAACCTTCGCCAAGAAACACCAGCTGAAGGTGCACCTGCTGACgcacagcagcagccagggtcaGAGGCCCTTCAAGTGCCCCCTGGGCGGCTGCGGCTGGACCTTCACCACATCTTACAAGCTCAAGAGGCACCTGCAGTCGCATGACAAACTAAGGCCTTTCGGCTGCCCGGTGGAGGGCTGTGGCAAGAGCTTCACCACTGTGTACAACCTCAAAGCACACATGAAGGGCCATGAGCAGGAGAACTCCTTCAAATGTGAGGTGTGCGAGGAGAGCTTCCCCACGCAGGCTAAGCTCAGTGCCCACCAGCGCAGCCACTTCGAGCCAGAGAGGCCCTACCAGTGTGCGTTTTCCGGCTGCAAGAAGACGTTTATTACCGTGAGTGCCCTGTTTTCCCATAACCGCGCCCATTTCAGGGAACAGGAACTCTTTGCCTGCTCTTTCCCTGGCTGCAGTAAACAGTATGACAAGGCTTGTAGGCTGAAAATTCACCTGCGGAGCCACACAGGCGAGAGACCTTTCCTTTGTGACTTTGAGGGCTGTGGCTGGAATTTCACCAGCATGTCCAAACTCTTAAGGCACAAAAGGAAGCACGATGATGACCGGAGGTTCACGTGCCCTGTAGAAGGCTGTGGGAAATCTTTCACAAGAGCCGAGCATCTGAAAGGCCACAGCATAACCCACCTGGGCACAAAACCTTTCGTGTGTCCTGTGGAAGGCTGCTGTGCCAGGTTTTCTGCTCGTAGTAGTCTCTACATTCACTCCAAGAAACACCTGCAGGATGTGGAGACTTGGAAGAGTCGCTGCCCCGTCTCCACCTGTAATAAACTCTTCACATCCAAGCACAGCATGAAGACCCACATGGCCAAAAGGCACAACCTTGGCCAGGATCTCTTAGCTCAGCTCGAAGCTGCAAATTCTCTCACGCCCAGCAGTGAGCTTACCAGCCAGGGACAGAATGATCTCAGCGATGCAGAGATAGTGTCTTTCTTCTCTGATGTGCCTGGCAAGAGTTCTGCTGCAGTGCTGGACACCGCATTGGTCAATTCTGGAATCCTGACTATTGATGTGGCTTCTGTGAGCTCCACTCTGGCAGGGAATCTGCCTGCCAACAATAATAATTCTCTAGGGCAGGCTGTGGACCCTCGGGCCTTGATGGCCACCAGTGACCTTCCTCAGAGCCTGGAtacctctctcttttttggaACGACAGCTGCTGCTTTTCAGCAGGGCCCCTTAGATATGGATGATGTCTCCAGTGTAAGCGTCGGGCCACTGGGGTCTCTGGGTTCTTTGGCAATGAAAAACTCGAGTCCAGAGCCCCAAACTTTGACACCCAGCAATAAGTTAACAGTGGACACAGAAGCTCTGACTCCTTCGAGCACCCTTTGTGAAAACAGTGTTTCAGAACTACTGACACCAACCAAAGCGGATTGGAATGTACATCCTGACTCTGACTTCTTTGGACAGGAGGAAGAAACCCAGTTTGGATTCCCTAATCCAGCAGGAAACCATGGTTCTCAGAAAGAAACAGATCTTATCACAGTGACTGGCAGCCCATTTTTGGTATGAATCAAGTCTATTTGTTACTTGCCATGTGGCTTACTTTATTAACACTCAACTTTGAGGGTCTTCTGGACTGAAGGGTTTGCAGAAGAACACATCCCTGGACTACAAGCTTGGAGATTTAAATTCTGATCTTGAGTCTGGAACTGACAAGTTCTGTGACcctgagcaagtcacttaacctatctgagccttaatttccttatttataaaatgatgtgCTTTGAATGCATTGTTTCTAAGCTCTTTTCAGtgcttttattcctttataatgtatcctttctttaaaaagtttgggACACCTTTCAAtgataacattaattttttaagcaTCTATACAATTAAGTTATATTATAATGATCATCAATTTACTTTGCAAAGAACTTCAACTTATAAATGATTTGATTCCTGCACATTCCTcctcttttattattaattttgtgcAAATTCCAGgtgtgaattcatttattcatagtATTTAATATGTTTAAACGGTTTAGGcctcttttgaaaaaaatccatcATCATCCTTCATATCAACAGTAATTCCTTAATATCAGTAAATATCCAGCCACATTTTCCAACTTTCAATTTTCTCATAAATActacttgttttattatttttttgtaattttgaattTAGATAAGTCTCAAGTATGTTTTTCATCTACAGTTCTCTTTCtacaatcttttttatttcaattttattcattggaattattaatttatttcatatcaACAACTTGCTTCAGTCTGTTTTGCTGATTACAGCCTTGTGGTAGTGTTCACTTTTCTCTAGTTTCTTTTCTCAGTTTAGTAGTTAGCTCTATGAGACTCTATCAGATTGAAATGACTTTTTGGGCATGAATGTTTCATGGTTCATGATGTGTTCTTCTATTAGGTATTCATAATGTCTGGTTTTCTCCCTTTTTGTGATTCTATCAGCTGCTGatgatcaatggattaattcatgaTAATTTTGATTCTGATATGATGAATTGTTCTTGTAGAATTACCAACAATTAGGGGAAGAGGAAATGCTGCTTGAAGCACGTTCAAAAGTTTAGAAGAAATAGTATTAaatgccaaaatattttcttaactaGAGAGaaaactaataagaaaaaaaaggaaaaaaaaatatgttggcttttatcactttttattttcctgagcTTTTTTTCTTGATGAGAGGTTGTGTTGTGGAATTGCCAGCCAGGTCTTTGTCATGAAACAGTTTCCAGTTTGTGCTCCGTGGTATTGGACAAGTGGTCTTGAATAAGTTAGtatcactgagcctcagttttctagCTGTTAAATGATCATACAATGAATGCATGCACATAACAACCTTAGACTTTTCTTCTGCTCCAGTTCCcaacatataagtaaatatactATGTGTTTTGGCATATTTTGGTGaatttatattatcttttgaCTCTACAAGTTCTTCTGATGTAAGGGAGAAATGTGATATTAATCCTATTCTTGTGCagacaataaaaatttatgttgTTTAGGAGAAGTAGGAAGAGGAAATTCTATACCTTGCACTGAGCGATTTTTCTCCCCAGAATTGTTGTGGAAATGCCAGAAATAGAGACATTGCTCACATATTTATCTGCATATGTCTGGATTCAATCAGTTTGTCAACATCTTTGCTGTTTTTGATGTCAGGCTTCTCAGTGACTGTGGAGCCTACAGTTCCATGAAAATCTGATAATGGAGCAGAGGACTGTGGTCTGGGGAGTTCATTGTTTATAGTTTCTAAGAGCTGGAGGAAAGGAAAGATTGGATCTGAATATTGTGTAAATTCTGTTTACAGAATTTGCAGTTTGTGGAACACCTTCACAACTTGTGTCTTGTCATTTAAAGCAACCTTGTAAAGTAGTTGTTGCAAAGTCTGTATTGTGTTTCAAATTATAGTTTAACCAACTCACATACTGACTGGCTTTTGGCTATTACTGACAATTCTATATATAGCTTCAAACAAGGAAGAGACATTCTTTTCACCTCTCCCTGTCTACCCATACAACTTTCATGAttcattcctgttttgtaacTTGTTGCTCTTTTCCTTTAAAGTTTCTTTTACCATCTGCTTATTTCCTCCCCACTCCACTTCCTTGACTGTGCATTCTAGtcctttctttcatattttttaatgaataaatctCCTTTTTACCACTATCCCTCAGACATTCTCCTCATGGAAaattttcttacagtttttttttctcatttgccaAGTGTACACTACAGTACTATATGTACAGTAAGAAGTTATTTTCAGAGCTTAGAtaatcctttgtgtatatatgattCAGATCTTAAAGGAGGTTATTTTCTATACAGTTCAGATGAGAAGTcgatttttgtttcattgtttccattttttaaaaaagtttttgccAGGAAGTTCTGCTAATAAGTCTTATTTGCTCTGGTGTACTAGTCTAGTAGTGTTTGCATGTAGATGTCTGTGGATGACAGTTATTGTAGCACTTTGGAAGTGCACTAAAAATGTGCCACTATCAAATGTTTCTATATTGTGTGTGTGCTAGTACACGCACgcgtgcacacaaacacacatacattttaTAAGTGGTTGTATtcatttagtgaaaaaaaaagttagacatactttaaaaaaaacttggagAAATGCTTGGAATTTCATTGTGTTCACCCATTCaaagttttctctctttgctttggaAATATTTGTACTCATAAGagatatttcaaaaatgttattcaTTAAAACCTCTTAAATAACCACTATTTTTCATGTCTAGCAAATGAGTATGTCAAGGACTAAGATGaatacacaaataataaaagtcaaataaattgttaaacatgaagaaaatttaatGCTGTGACTACATTTTTTAACTCCCTAAATCAACTTCCTTCtaaaaattcataattatattctttcctatttattccttgaattttcaaagattaaatgctacttttattttttaaataatttgctttttaaaaaatttttagttgtagatggacataatagctTTGttaatttatctttatgtggtgctgaggctcaaacccagtgccttacacatactaggcgagtacgctaccactgagccacaacatcaGCCCTGTAAATGCTACTTTTcttaaagataataaattttatttgtacatgGGTTTTATTGAAGAAATTTGTTCAAATTGTTTATCTTGGTTTACAGAGTGGTGCAGACCAGCAATcaagctgcttgggaggctgaggcaggacagcaagtttgaggccagcctaagcaacttagccagaccctgtgtcaaaataaatatgaagaggCCTGGGAGTATAGATGaatggtagagagcccctgggtttatcCCTCATACCCTCAAAAACCAAAATTAACAAACCAACGATTTATCTTTCAACACCCTTTtctagaaaaatacagaaaacaacttTGTGCTCTCAATGTAAGACATTTAATATCTGTTGTTGGTGGCATGAAGCTGCCAATACTTCTTTTGATTTTGGTGTAGGTTTTAATattaacttcttttctttttgcttcttttcaaGCACTggtttattaaaaattctttgcaGTTTAAAAAACAGTTATATGATAGATTAAAAATAAGTCTGTTTCTGAGGGTTGTTTTTATCATGTTGGTTgtgagtttaaaaatatatttgccttAGTGACCTTACCAATTAGTATaattaatataacaaaatgaTTTGAGTAGTAAGCATGAATCATGTATAGACTATGAAATTTATTTGTCTCTGTGATCTAAACTACTTATGTTCCTATCCAGGAAAAAGATAAGAAGGTAATTTGTAAGCTACAGATTcacataaataaatctttaatgaACTTAATTGTGCAAAATACAACATTACATTGAGGCTTCTATGAGAACAGTAATATAAAGCCATGATTTTTGATGAAATTGCAATTGAtaagaggacatagaaaaataatgttaaacagttgaagaaaaaaagtttaaattggTACCAAAATGATGAAAAgttggaaaaaacaaaagaataatatgTTGTTTATTGTGAACACAGATGAGTCAATGAATGTTTTAACGGAGGAGTCATatcatgaaaattttgttttagaaaggaaaatttaatgaaattgtaCAATGAGGATTATTGGGAAGGCTGGAATGAGAGAGTAAAATGGCTTTTGTAGCAATTGACTTGTGATATGATGTAGAATGAAGCCAGGATTGCAGTAGTGTCAGTGGAATTGAAAAGGAAGGCACAGATTTTTTATACATCTACAATACTTGATGAGGGATATTACTTGGTGctcattagggaaatagatagATAGGTAAGTAGATAAGTAGAGATGAGAGAGAAAGCAGGACTGATAACTTAGGTTTCCATGGAGgttatataatcatatttttactAATATAAGTAGAGAAATAAGGAAGAGTCTTTTTGTTCATAAGTATATAAAGATGGTGGATTCAgttaaataataattgataaaGCATAATTATCCTTCATAAGCTACCAATATTGtgatttattcactttttagAAGACAGCATATGATCAGTTCCTCTTTCTTGACATCCTCAGGCACACCCAGAATTATATACACATTTCTGATCCtctcatttccttttaaattaccAGAGGCCTCTTCATCTTGTCATCAATGATCTAAATCTGCACTGACCAATATGGCACTTACTTGTCATTTGGGCTGTTAAACACTTGAAGTATGGCTAGTGGGAATGAGGGACAGAattcttaatttaattaatataaattttagttttaaaactgcaacaaaataaaacatttttctgttAAACATAACTCTATTGTTTGATAggattaaattttactttagCCATATAAAATTTGGCATACAAATTGAGATGTaccatgaaattaaaataacaactaGATTTTAAAGGCATAGTACAAGAAGTTAAAGTATCTCATTAGGATTTTAATACTGATTACATGATGAATAATATTTTGcttaaagaaaacactaaaattagtttcttttaactttttaaatgtggctactagaaaatttaaaattaaacaaatggctcttatctttatttaaaaaacaaaattatataagtttatatacttatataagtATAAacttatatactttaaaagtatAAACATTCTTTATATGTTTATTGGACCACACTTCTCTGGTTTTAACATTCCTTCCTCAGACTATGCTATCTCTCATATCTGTTGAGAACTTTTTCCTTTACATAATAGAATAGTGGCTATTCTATTATGTTTAAGACAAAATCCCCCACAAAGATATGTATGATAAAGGGACGCTTATAATTCTTCATGTAAAGCATTCTAGGACTGAATTTTACCTGTATTTGTTTCAGTTGGAGCAGGTAACTAGGATTGTGAAAAGACCAATATCCCCTGATCTTTGGAGAAACGGATTTCTTGGAGCTCCTTACTCATAATCTCTTTTGCCACTAGAGAGAATAATGAGCCAAGTAATGCCAGGAGAACCTAATCATAAGAACTCTTACCATAGtcatttctattttgtattttccattcACTGAGACAAATCTAGATGGAAGGtaacaaaaaaaagtgaaaaattaatgaataagtgCAAATAACTCTCCAGGAATTACACTATATTTGTACATTTGATAGGAATTCTACATCAGCAACTAAAATTATTCCTCATTCTTGTTAATtgcttatatttgaaaatatacaaaatcctCTAAGCTATcaatatttctaaagaaaatatcttagttcagtatttaaaaataaaacaaaatgcttgtaaccccagtggtttgggaggctgaggcaggagaatcgccagttcaaagccagcctcagcaaaagtgaggtgttaagcaactcactgagaccctgtctctaaataaaatacaaaataggggtggtaatgtggctcagtggtcaagttttcctgagttcaattcctggtaccctcccccaaTAAAACTTTAAGGGAAACCTAAAAACACCAACAATCTTCAAGTCCATtaagaccattttaaaaaatatttgtctaaTAAGTCACTAATCAGCagttatttattgagtaccttaTATATGAGATACTGTGAGATAGTATGCATAAGTACAATTCATTAtcccattaaatatatatatatattttgagagtATATTATATGATGGTTATTGTCCTTATGTTCAAATATAGATCTACATGGAAAATTATTAAAACCAATGTATAACAGAGTTCTAGTGTGTATATCACTGATTTTCCAGAATAAGGAGTATAGATTTCTGTGTGTCGATACAAATTTGATAAGAGGAAAGAAATACACAGaatatcaaaaattttatttcatcaaaatcTGAAATTTCACTTAAGCtataaatatttgaacaaaagtGTTCAAAACTGAAATTTCGACAGGCTTCTGAGAATTAGGTTTGATTAAACTGCAGTAGAGCAttgaaaaacaattatgaaatgggctttattttaattttttctgaatTGCAgtcttttatttaatgaattttctACCTAATGTGATCCTAGAACATTTATACTCACACCTCTCATTTAAGAATTATAAATGTCATAAAGCCTACATTTTGTATGTGAAATTCATTATGTCCTTATAAAATATGACTGCTAAATTTACTACTATGGAAAAATAATGACAGTACTTTGAAGATAATCTTAAAATCTATACACACTAGCTATAAGAAAGGAGGCAAAACTTTCTTTACtatgcaattttaatttattctttttggatatacatcacagtaaaatttatttttataaaatcatacaagcatggaatatgtcTTATTCTGATTAGGACTTCATACTTGCACACAATGaagggattcacttaggtattttcatgtATGTTCTTAGGAGAATTATAttagattcattctattgtctttcctattgttatccctgctcccttcccttcattccccttcatcTATTCTACTGAACAACTCCCCTCCTTTATTGTGCTATAGCTTCCATATATCAgcaaaacatttgacctttggttcattggggattgacttatttcacttagcatgatagtctccagatccatctatttactggcaaatatttAATAAGCAATTTTAAATATCCCACATGTAAATCTATCACAAAAGTAACAAAATTAACAGAATTTCAAATCTCATTTCTTTATAGCATTATATCAAAATGAAgccatttactttttttctttttaaagttttattttttatttgttctttttaggtatccatgacagtaaaatccattttgatGCATTTATACAAGAATGGAGTatgtcttattttaattaggatcccagtcttgtggatatacatgatggtgagattcactatggtgtattcatatatgtacataagaaagttatgtccgattcatttcattgtctttcctattcctatctccccctcctttcccttcgtTTAGTTTAAACAAGACTAACTTTGCTCTTCAGTTTACAAAATAGAGGAGGAAGATCATTTCATGATGACATTTGGCTCATGTGACAGAAGGAAAC
Coding sequences:
- the Zxdb gene encoding zinc finger X-linked protein ZXDB, with the protein product MEIPRLLPARGTRQGSGGYCPAGGGGVHRGPDPPAGQAPARRLLLLRGAQDGGPVLRSEEARRASRGRGPGPSPSPLAPRPNHPSGGGDDFFLVLLDPVGGDVETSGTDQAEGPVWREEAEAGLGPQGDESGANPAGRPALGPRCLSAAPGPAPVPVPVPVPVPIPIPIPAPASGPGHGAAFAGTITIHNQDLLLRFENGVLTLTTPPLPAWEPGVAPFPQPGGLIAPPPAGFPHTAQLGDCPELPPELLLAEPAEPAPAPAPEEEAEGRAAAQSPRGPLGPAPGVVLYLCPEAQCGQTFAKKHQLKVHLLTHSSSQGQRPFKCPLGGCGWTFTTSYKLKRHLQSHDKLRPFGCPVEGCGKSFTTVYNLKAHMKGHEQENSFKCEVCEESFPTQAKLSAHQRSHFEPERPYQCAFSGCKKTFITVSALFSHNRAHFREQELFACSFPGCSKQYDKACRLKIHLRSHTGERPFLCDFEGCGWNFTSMSKLLRHKRKHDDDRRFTCPVEGCGKSFTRAEHLKGHSITHLGTKPFVCPVEGCCARFSARSSLYIHSKKHLQDVETWKSRCPVSTCNKLFTSKHSMKTHMAKRHNLGQDLLAQLEAANSLTPSSELTSQGQNDLSDAEIVSFFSDVPGKSSAAVLDTALVNSGILTIDVASVSSTLAGNLPANNNNSLGQAVDPRALMATSDLPQSLDTSLFFGTTAAAFQQGPLDMDDVSSVSVGPLGSLGSLAMKNSSPEPQTLTPSNKLTVDTEALTPSSTLCENSVSELLTPTKADWNVHPDSDFFGQEEETQFGFPNPAGNHGSQKETDLITVTGSPFLV